The sequence below is a genomic window from Anaerocolumna chitinilytica.
GAGAATATAGGAGTTAATGCCTGCAGTAATCGGTATAATCAAGATAACTCCAAGGCTGCTGCAGAGTATGGATATTATTTCAGAGCAGAATACCTTTGAATTAATTATAGTGCCAAGGGAGTAATGCAGGTCTTTCATCCATAGGATAAGAGCCATGTAGCCTCCTATGAATGCAAAATAAAGCGTATTTGTAGTGGTTCCCAGGATATCTCTCGCAATATTTAAGCCGGATTGGTATAATTCGCGCTTTGAAATAGATGGATTATGAAGGTATACCTCATTCATGGAAGAAGAAATAGAGATAGCCGTATCAATAATCGCACCGATTAAGCTCATGATAATCGTACTGATAACAATTTTAGTAAAGTTGGTACCGATGAAAAGGGAGTAGAGGCTGATTTCTTCGAATTCCTCTTCACTAAAACCCTGTATACGCGTTGCAGATCCAATAATATAAATAAAGAAAAATAAAATAACTAAAGTAAGAAGTGTAGATAAAAAAGCAGCAGTGGTTTTGGGATGCTTCCCGTTAATGTAGAAAAGAGAAACATAGCTTATCAGGATACAGGCCAGAATTGTTACCACAATTGAGTTAACATTATGTGCAATCAGTATAATAGCAACATAAATAATAAAGAAATTTATCAGTAAGGAAAGAAAAGATTTTGTTCCCTTTTCTTTACCGATTATCTTCATAAGAAGAAAAAGAATAACGGCTAAAACAACTATTACATTCATCTGGTCAGACCACTCCTTTTCTTGAATTTTTGTTGCACGAATACCGTAGTGAACAAGGAAAGAGGAATGGCAAGAACGATTCCGATGCTTCCGGTGAGGGCACGAATCAGTTCCAGAGAAAGATTCATATAGAAGCTGTATCCTGTCTGAAAGCCATTTTTTAGATATATTAACAGCATAGGAATACCTCCGCTGACATAAGCAAAAAACAGTACATTTGTCATAGTACCCATAATATCTTTTCCAATTTCTCTGCCGGAATCCATTAAAGCCTTCGAGGAAAGGCTGGGATTGGTTTCACACAATTCATAGATGGAAGAGGAGATGGTAATGCACACATCCATAACAGCCCCAAGGCAGCCAACCAGAATCTCAGCCATAAAGATTTCGTGAGGAGGATGGGTTAGGAACTGCATCTCTTCATATCTAACACCCTTTTCATTGGTTACTTTCATTACAATATAGGCGATAATAAGCGTAAGAAAGGTACCAAGGAGTGTGGAAATAACTGCTGTAAAAGTCTTCTGGTTGTAGCCGCCGACCAGAATAAGTGAGAAGACGGTAAATACAATTACAACAATACTGCAGACCAGCAACAGATTGATTCCTTTTAAATACAAGTCCATCACAAGAGAGAAAAGAACAATATTAAAGATAAGACTAAATAAAGAGAAAAGCCCTTTCTTCTTGCCGACTGCTATAATAAAAACGGTAAAAAGAACAGCCATAAATACAAGATAGGTATCCCTCTTTAGCCCATTAATGGTTCCGCTAATAGCAGAAGCAGAGCTATCGTTTTTGTTAGCGTTGATACTAGTGTTATCCAGTGAAACAAACAGTTTGTCTCCCGCCTTATATTGGTTATCCGCTGCACCGGAATAGGAGTATTGGTTTTTTAACTCGACAGTTTTCCCTTTTAAGGCTCCATTTAGAATCTTGCCGGTGAGAACTTGCGTGTAAAGGATATCATTATTCTTATAATAATCCGTAATTTTTTCTTTTTTTACTATCTGTACAGTGGTTACCTTTACAATGGTTTCTTTATAGAAATTATAATCGTTATACACAAATAGGAGGGAAAATAAACAACAGATTGTTAACAGAGTATATAATAAGATTTTCTTTTTATGTAACATTAAGTTTTTCATATGCGCGCCTTTGACACAAATAATATGGTCTTAAAATCTCTAATCATCCTATCACAACGTTATTGAAATGTAAATCACTATATTTAATATAGTAAACCAAAGTCGAAGAAACATCGTCTAATAAATATAATATCAAATTTTTCAAGTATGGGGGCAAATGTTATGAAAAAAGTAACTATTCTATCCTTGCTATCTGTAGTGATAATGATTTTTGTTGTTTTATTATTAAATTTATCAGGAAAGAAACCATTTAAAGTATTACAGATGGATGATGTCATAAAAGTCGAGGTATTAGTACAACCACCTAATACAACGAAGGAAATATCGGATAGCGCACAGATTCAAAAATTAGTTGAGATTTTAAATAATGTTACAATCTACAAAAAAGATAATTCATGGAGAGAATATAGCGGCCAATATGTACAATATACAATTACCAAAAAGAATCGTGAGGTTATAACAATAGGGGCTTACAATCCGTTTTTGATTATAGATGATATTGGTTATAAAACAAAATATCAGCCTTGTGAAGATTTAAATGCACTAGCAAATTCTATAATTGGAGATTAATGTAGTTTCAGATATTTTTTATCTAACAGAGTCTATTCTGAAATAAATACTGGGTTATCCAATTTATCATATAAAACCGATAAATTGGATAACCCAGCAAAATGCTTTTTATGATTTTTGTACCCGATTTTAGAAGAATTGCTTCACTTAATAGCTATTTACGGATTGTTTCTTCTAGTACGGCTTGTTATCTTTTCCTGAATATCTATGAGAGCCGGAATAACAACAGGAAGGAATACAAGGCTTAGGAGCATGAGGCCGATTACTACTGCAATTGCAAGTTCCATCAGAATTACCAGGTTGGACGGATACAAGGTGGCAAAGGTTCCGGAGAGTATAATTGCAGCGGACAATACCACAGAACCGACATGTTTGGCTGCCAGTACGATAGCATCTTTTGGAGGAAGTTCCGGATATTCACGGAAGCGTTCCATCAAGAAGATACTATAATCAACGCCCAAAGCTGCAATCATGACAAATGCAAAGAAGGGAACATTCCATGCCATACCATTTGGATTGTTGTATAATACATCTGAAAGCCAGGAAGTAATCGACAGGGAAGTATAGTAAGCCGCAATCAGGGAACCGATGATATACACCGGAATCCAGAAGGAACGGGTAACTAAAATCAACAGTACAAAAATGGCCGAAAGTACAATAATCTGGGTAAAAGTAATATCATGGGTAGCCATATCACTCATATCCTTAGATACGGCTGTGGCTCCTGCAAAACCAAAGGATGCATTGTGAAGCTTTGAACCATTCAGGTTACTGTTTACAACTTCATTGAGGGTATCTATCAACTGTATGGAAGAATCTGCGTAAGGTTCGGTATCTAAGGTAATAGATAACTTCGCATAGGTTCTGTCGTCTGACATATATGCATTCAGCATTTTATTAATGTCATCGGAGTTTAAAGCTTCCTTCGGAATATAGAAGGATTTTGTGGCAGTTAACTGGTTAAGGAAATCATTTCCCTGGGTTAGACCATCGGTAATCTGAGTTAGACCGTCCTTTCCGGCACTGATACCATCCTTTAAATCACCTATTCCGCCGCCAAGAGCAGTAAGCTTTGTAGTAAGTGTTGCTACACCTTCGTGTATCTGATCAGCACCACTTTGCAGTTTAGCCATATTTGTGATTATCTGCTGCTGTCCTGCACTTCCTTTATTCAAGCCATCGGAGAGGGCCTTGGCACCTGTGGCCAGACTGTCGATTCCTTTAACCAATTCGGATTCTTCGGAAGTACTTGCTATTACAGATGATAGACCACTGCTTATCTGATTCAGCCCATTATTTAGCGCTGTATAATTCGTATTTGCCTGAGTCATTCCCTGAGATAACTGGTCAAGGGATTTCGATAGTGTGGCAAGATATGCTTTAAGAGTAGCAACGTCTACATCACCAGGCAGCTTTTTATCAAGGTTACCTACGGAAACTTCCATCATTTGTTCCAATTGTTTTAGCTGGCTGATTGAAGAAGTCATGGTTGTATAACCGTCTGCCAAGCTTACATAACCTGCTTTGATTTTATCCAAATTGGTCTTAATATCTTTCAGACCTTTATTCAAGGCGGCAATTCCTGTTTTTAGTTTCGTGGCACCATCAGACAGGGAGGAAGCACCCCCTGCACCTTGGGATATACCTGTGTCAACAGCCTTAAGTCCGCTATTAATCGCAGTAAGTCCATTTGCCAGATCACCAGCGCCTTTTGTCAGATCGTTAAGTTGAGAAAAGTCCGGAACGCTTAATTGATCTTCAATGGTACCAAGTCCGTCGTTTACTTTTCCTATCCCATCCTTAGCGTCAGACAAGCCTTTTGTTACTGTCTTAAGTTGACTGTCCGTATACAAATCGGCAATTGGACTGCCAAGAGGCTGGGTAGGCCCGGATACGGAGGCAACACCATTTACAGTTTTCAGGGCTTCTGTCAGATTATCAAGCGCAGCCAGTGCCTCGTTGTTATCCATGGCAGAGGGATTTTTGATAACCAGGGTTACAGGCATAGCCTTGCCGGCACCGAATTCATCGGAAATGATCTGAAAGCCTTTTACCGAAGGTGTACCTGCAGGCATATCAGCCATACTGTCAAAAGATAGTCTTGTGGTATTAAAGAATATTACCGGAGTGATAACAGCTGCAACAATTAATAATGAAAGGATAGGATGTTTTACACTGTTAGAGGTAAGTCCTGCCCAGAATTTACTTTCCTTATGTCCGGCAGCTGTTTTAGAAGGCCAGAAAAGGTGTGGTCCTAATATTCTCATTAATACCGGAGTCAGAGTGAGGATTTCAAGAAGCAGTATAGCAATTCCGATAGCTACGGAGTTGGCAGAGCGGTATACCGGGAACTGTACGAAGCTTAAGCTTACGAATCCCATAAATACAGTTAAGCCACTGTACAGAATGGTCTTACCGGAGGTTTTAAGACTCTTTATAACCGCATCATCAACAGAAAGCCCGTGGGATAACTCTTCCTTAAAGCGATTGAGTAACAGTATATGATAGTCAGTACCGATACCAAAGAGTATTACAATGATAAACATCTGGGTAAAGTTGGTGATGGGGAAGCCAAAAGCTGTATTGAGGAGACCTACAATACCCATTGAGCAAATGTAAGAAATTCCTACCGCTAAGAGGGAAACCAAAGGAGTAACAGCAGAGCGGAACATCAGGATTAGTACTACCAGGATAAAGATAATGGTGATAGCACCGCTCTTTTCCACGCCTTTATTAACGGTGTTCATATAGTCATTGGCTATTGCAGGTCCGCCGGTTATATAATGTTCAACGGGAATATCTTTTACGGCAGTATCAAAGCTGTCAATAATCTCTTTTCGGTTTCTGTCAGCGCTGTCATATGTAATCTGAACCATCAAAGTGGTTTTATCTTCAGATATTAGCTGATCCTTAGCTGAGGGTGTACCAAAAGGGTCAATAAGATTGGTGATTTTTAAGTTTTCTTTATCAGCTTTTAACTTGTCAATTCCTTTGCTGATAGCATCCATGTCATCATCGGACAGGGATTTTTCATTGTGAAATACTACGATTAAAGTATCGCCGCTGGAAGTGTTCATTTCATCCAGCATTTTTTGGGCAACGTTGGAAGGAGAATCTTCCTGTAGTGTCGCTTCCCCTTTTCCGCCGAGAATACTGCTGATGTCAGGCTGGTTAAATACAAATAGTACAGTTACGGCAACCCAAATAGCTAATATCAGATAGCGGAAGCGAATCATATTGCGCATATTTATTCCTCCTTAATTGAAATGCATTTGTACAAGATGTTTGATATAAAACACTTGTATATTATCTCAAGTGAGAGTATTTTAGTATAAGAGAAGATTTGATTCAATCGTTAATACAGGGGTATTTTGTGGGATAATCGACAAATAAGGGACAATTGTAGAATAGTTTATAAAAAAATTATAATAAATCAAAGATTTAAGGTTCGTGAAAGGAGTTATGATGAAGGATAATATCAATGACCGCAGGGTAAGAAGGACAAAAAAACTTTTGACCAAGAGTCTTACTACTTTGATGAGGGAAAAGAAAATAAATAAAATTACCGTTACGGAGCTGACAGAGTTAGCTGATGTGAACCGTTCTACCTTTTATCTATATTACAAAGATATTTATGATATGGTTGAAAAGATTGAAAATGAAATGTTTGATGATTTTAGCATAGAGCTGAACAAATTGTATCTTTCAGAAACGAAAAAGGAAAGCACTCTGTCTTTCTTTATTTTTGTCTTTGATTTCATCAGAGAGAATGCTGATATCTGCAAGATTCTTTTAGGAGAGGATGGTGATTACAACTTCTTAAATAAATTCAAAGAAGCAATTCTAAAGTACCAGCCGCCCATCATGTATAAAATGGGAGATGATATGGGAAGGTATTTTATGCCCTTTGCCATCTCCGGCTGTATCGGAGCAATCCAGCAGTGGCTGGAGGATGATCTGAAAATATCTTCCATGGATATGTCGCTTTTCTTAATGGATTTGATAACCGGTGGTATCAAATCCATAGACGAAGAATTTATCTTAAGAGATTAGAAAAAAGGGAAGAATTGTATTGTTATATTGACTTATATAGATTATCTATCTATAATGATATATATAGATAATCTATATAAAGGAGGCCGATATATGCCTATTGATAAAAGTCTGCTGACGGGCAGTACAACAACTTTAATTTTGAAACTGTTGGAAGAAAAAGATATGTACGGTTACCAAATGATTGAAACCCTTGCAAAAAAGTCAGATGATACATTTACTCTAAAAGCAGGTACTTTATATCCTATTTTGCATGGTCTAGAAAAGGACAAGATGGTGGAGTCCTATGACGATAAAACAGATGGGGCAAGAGTAAGAAAGTACTACCATATCACTACAAAAGGGCAGAAGCTTTTGAAAGAAAAGGAACAAGAGTGGGAAGTCTATACCTCGGCAGTTAATAAGGTATTGAAAGGGGGTATAGCTTATGCAGCCACTTGACGAAGTAAGAAAATACAGCCAAACCGTATGCGAACAAATAAGGTGGAAAAAAGCGCATAGCGTAATTACTGAAGAATTAGAGAATCATATATACGACCAGAGAGATGTATTTATACAGGAAGGTAAAGGGGAGGAAGAGGCAACCTATTGTGCGATAAATGAAATGGGGGATGCAGTCAGTGTCGGTTCACAATTGGACATCATTCACAGGCCAAAGCCTCAATGGATACTAATTACCTTAACGTTAGTATTGATATTGATGGGAGGGGGAATCAGTAGTTTAAATAGTATTCAATGGAATGCACAGAGTAATTTTCATATTTTACCTTTTGTTGGCGCAGTAGCAGTATTTTTCACTGCTTATTTTGTGGATTTTTCTATATTGGGAAAGTACCCGAAACAGTGCTATTTTCTGATTATGGTAATTGGATTGGCAGGGTTGTTATTCTCTTCTCAGGTTAATGGGAAAGCATGGTTTATATGGGGTGATATTTCGTTAGGATTGGTATATTTATCCTTACTATTTCCATTAACGTATTCATTATTCATCTACACAATGAGAAATAGGGGAATAATTGGTATCATCTTTAGTGGTGTAGGTTATATTCCATATGCAATTATTTTATTGCTTATTCCTACAGTTACAGGTTTTATATTGTATACTTTTTCAGCTCTTGTCCTTCTTTGTGTCGCTGTTACACGGGGGTGGTTTGGGGGCAGTAGAAAAAGAGGTTTACTTTTAGTGATAATCCCTGCAGTTACTGCAACTGCACTTCTATCTTATTGGTTTGTGCTCAATTCCTATCGGATAAGCCGTATTAGTGCTTTTTTACATCCATATTCTGATCCAAAGGGCTATCAGATTCTTCTCATTCGGAATATGTTATCGAAAGCAGAATTTATCGGAAAAGGTGCGGCCTTTGAGCAAATGAGTACGAATTCCATGTTCAACCCGCTATATGGAACTGATTTGGTACTGACGGCATTGACATCATATTATGGGTGGATTGCATTTTTTGGTGTTGTGATTGTTTTTGCTGCCTTTTCTATCATAGGATTCCTTTATATAGCAAAGCAAAAAAGCGTTCTGGGAGTAATGGTATCATTGTCAATTCTTCTTACTGTTGTAATACAGACGGTGGTTTATATCATCGGTAATTTAGGTTACGGTTTATTATCGGTACTTTCCTTGCCTCTGGTATCTTATGGTAAAACGGCATTGTTAATCAATTCAATGCTTATTGGATTTATGCTTTCCGTATTTCGAACGGGGAGTATTTTTAAGGATAGTTGTAAGCCTTATAATAAGCAAAATTCATTTATTCTCTATGAAGACGGAAGATTGATAATACAGTTAAGAAAAAGGAAAGAATTATACATAACGAAATAGTTAAAACGACACTAAGCTAGACTCCAGAAAAGAGTTACTGATTGAGCAGAGAGACCTGCTGGAGGCGAGGGTTGAAGAGATAACGATGACTTTGGAGCGTCTGAATCAAAAGATTGAACGTTATCAGCAGATTGTAGTTCCTGATAAGAAAGAATTATAATATTAATAATAGGCCGCCCGGAGTAATGATATGCTTCCTCCGAAGTAACAGATTTTTATATTTTATCTGTCTACTTTAGAGGAAGCATATCAATTCAAAATCTGGGCGGCTCTTATTATCTATATATGGGGTAATAATTAACTTTCACACATTGAGGAAAATAAATCATATAATTCCGGCAGTACCTTCTTTAGGGAAACAGGGCGCTTTCTTACTGAATCAAAATAACAGTGACTGCTTTCTCCGGTAGTTCTGAGTTTCCCGGTTGCAGCGTCAGTAATTTCATAATATACCGTCATTTTGGTTACGGTGATAGAACGGATAGAAACTTTTATATTTACAGTATCCCCAAAGCGAACCATGGATTTATATTCACAGGATAAACCCAGCAGAGCAAAGTCAATTCCTTCCTTTACCGCACGGTCATAACCAAAACCAATTTGCTCCATAAAGTCCACACGGGCTTCTTCCATCCAATGAATGTAATTAGCATGGTGGATGATGCCCATCTGGTCTGTTTCATAATAATTTGCTTTTCTGACATAAGGGTTAATATTCATTATAACAGCCTTTCTTTACACATTCATCTGGCATTCCGTTAAAAAAATCTATGCCAGCTTTTCGTATAGATTAACTTCACCGGGTTTCTCCAGAAAATCAGGAAAAGCAGAGGTAGCTTCTTTAAAATGCTTTGCCTGCATATGTTCATTCAGAGATTTCATATCATCCCACTCTTCGATAATTGTTAAAATTTTAGAATCGGATGTATCTTGAAATAATTCATAACGGATACAACCGGCATCCTTTTCATTGGTGTCCTTTACAAGCTGCTTGGCTATAGTAAGGAATTCACTTAATTTATCTGCTTTGATATAATTTTTTGCAACTACTTTAATCATTTTGAATTCTCCTTTTATTAATTTAGTTCATACAAGCTTATTATAAAGGTTATTTGTAATGAATGCAAATGAAGAAGTGGATAATATTTGCATTTTACATCTATTCTGTTATAATTTCCTATAAAAAGCTTGACTTAAAAAGCCGACAGCAGCCCTGGACCCGGTAGCGGAATATGAAATATATACGAAATTCAATGAGATAGTCGGTAAAAGGACAGCGGTCTATATCAGCCATAGACTTTCTTCCTGTAGGTTCTGCGATGAAATAGCTGTCTTCCATGAAGGTGAAATGATTGAGCAGGGAAGTCATGAAGAATTACTGGCGAATAAAAAAGGCAAGTATAGTGAGCTCTGGAATACCCAGGCACAATATTATTTAAAGGATGCATAGCAGTTCAGTTATCCTTTAATCTGCTAAAAATGCCAGGCTGTATGGTAATCGTATGTAATGAACGATTACCATACAGCCTGGCGATAATTTTTTTAGCCGTTGGTTTTACTCCACAGATTTTAAAGATTCTATCATATCTATCTGTCTGAGTTTGAAATACGTATTTATCTGCATAACCAGAGAAAAGACCATGGTTATGAGGAAAGTCCATAAAAAGCTTAAGCCTTTTACGGATTTGAAGTATACAAATTCGTCTCTTGATATCATACCCATAACAAAACCGTGGAAAACCACACCTAATAAAAGGCCGACTCCGATACTGATTATGGTCAGAAGAAGAGCTTCCCGGTAAATATACTCATTTGTTTCCATGTCATTAAAACCAAGAACCTTTAAAGTGGCAATTTCACGTTTCCTTTCACTGATATTAATTGAAGTCAGATTGTAGAGAACAATCACTGCCAGGAGGGAGGAGATTACTACAAGGAGGAGAACAACGCTGTTTAGGCTGCTGTTTTCCTTGATAGCACGGGTAAGAATATCCTTTGTAAAAGTAACATTGATTACATTTTTACTAGCAAGAAGGCTTTTGGCAAGAGCAGCACCATCACCCTTATAATCCGAAACTATCATGTTGTAAGTGGGTTCTGATTGAAAGGTTTTCGTGTAAAGAGCCTTACTGATGTAGATATAATTCTTTATATGGTTCTCTGCAATAGCACTTATGGGCAAAGAGTAGGAATTATTATCGGGGTCCTTCATACTTAGTGCATCACCTATCTTAAGATGAAAGAGCTCAGCAATTTTTTCTGATATAATTACACCATTATCATTAAGACTGATGGCTGAACCATTCTTGTAATTGCTTAACTTATAATAGTCTGTAAATGCCTTCTTGTCCTCAGGTGTAATTAAATAGGCATCCAGCTCTTTCTTTTTGGAGAGAGCGGTTACGGAAATTTGCTTAATCAGCAAAGGGTTTATGACTTCTCCTTTCTCTAACAGAGAAGTAAGTTCATTATCCATACTATTGGTGTCTTCTTTTAAAACAATCATATCGTTGTAACGGAAGATATCTCCGTACTGTTTCTCTGCCACCCCGGTAATGCTGTCTTTTACTCCAAAGCCCGTAAGCAGCAGGGCTGTGCAGCCGGATATACCGATAACAGTCATAAATACTCTGGGTTTATACCGGAAGATATTACGCATTGTAACCTTCCAGGTAAAGGAAAGATGCTTCCAGATTACACCGATACGTTCTAAAAGAATAATCTGCCCTTTTTTGGGTGGAATGGGTCGCATCAGGGCAGCCGGATGCTCTTTTAACTCATGACGGCAGAAGATAATAGTTACAATGGTCATAAGGAATACCGCTACCACCAGAATCAGAAGAAAGCTAATGGCATTAAATTGCAGGTTTAACGGCGGCAGAATATACGGAAAGCACTTATAAACAATTTGAGGAATTACACTGCAGCCTATAAAATATCCGCTGATACTGCCTAAAACAGTAGCAGTCAGTACATAAAGCAAATAGGTGGTAACGATACTTGGATCACTAAAGCCTAAAGAAGCAAGGGTACCAAGTTCTCCCCTTTCTTCAGCAATCATTCGTCCCATGGTATTGGAAGTCATCAAAACAACGATGAGAATAAAGAACAAGGGAATGACTACAGCAATCTGCTGTATTGTGCCAGCTGCAGTTTTTATATCATCGTACCCGTTAATCACATTACTTCGTTCCAGAATTGTCCACTTTGGTTTTTCTATATCTGCCAGTTTGTCTTTTGCTTCGTTTAGTTTGGATTCCCCATCAGATATCTTGGTTTGGAATTCTTTTAAATTTTTGTTGTACTTATCATAACCGTCATTTATCTTTTTATCATTCTTAGCAAGTTCTTTCTTTCCCTTTTCTATCTGAACTTTGGCACTGTCTATTTGTGTATGAAAGGCAGCGATACCCCCATTTAGTTCTTTTTCCTTGACAGTCAGGTTCTGAATGGAATTCTTCAAGGAAAGAAGACCTTGATAAGCAACGGTGTAGTTCTGCAGCTGTGCATCAAGTTCTTTATATTGAGGGCTGTCTTTTGGCAATTGGCTCATGTTTGTTTTCAAAGTGTCTAGAGCAGAGCCAAGTTCGGCTATCTTGCCATCCAACTCACTCCTTTTTATGCCGTTCTTTGCTAAAGCAGAATCAATCTGGGCCCACCCGTCTGCTATTTGTTTCTTCGCATCTGCAAAGGTTGCATTTTGTTTTGTGATAGTTTTATTCAGATCGGATTCTTTTTCTGAGAGCTCTTTTTTTGCGGTGTTTAATTTGGATGCATTCTTATCGAGAGTTTTTTTAGCATCCGATAGCTTCTTTTCACCTTTAGCCTTTTCCTTCTCAAAATCCCTTTGTTTGCTTAAGATTTTATTATTTGCCTTATCATATATTTCCTGATATCTGGCAGTCTCTCTGGAAGACTTTATACTTTCAATTTCAGTTTGCAGCTTTGTAGTCTTAGCTTTGTATTCTGAAGAAAAGGCATTGAGATTATCTGTTCCGGCTGCCAGAATATTGATATTGGTAAAGGCTTCGAGGATAAAATTCTCTTTTTTTACATAAAGAAAGGAATAGAGTTTACCGTCTCCTACAATAGTACTTCCATAATCTGCGTTGAGAAACAAGGGAGTTTTTATGGTACCGACAACAGTGAATTCTGTATTCTTTAGTTTATCACTTTCATCACTGGTAATCTTAATTTTATCTCCAAGATTATAATGGCTGTTATCTGCAATACATTCGGTCAAAGTTTCCGGCATACGGCCTTTAAGGAGTTGTACTGTATTGATGTCCTGTTCCAGGGCTTGAATTCTTAGTGCATTACCATCCGCCAGTACATCCAGGGAATAGCTGGGGGTTACTGTACGAATATTTTTCAGAGCTTTTAGGGCAGTTACATCTTCCGAGGTCAGCCCCATGGTGCTGACAATCTGAAAGTTCATTAGTTTCTGGGTCTGCATATAATTGCTGAGGGAAGAAGTGATATCAGGAACACTTTCATTGATTCCTGCAAAGAAGCCTACTCCTACCAGTATAATCATAAAAAGAGAGAGAAATCTCCCGATGGACTTTTTTATTTTAATCAAAGTATTTTTATAAAGCACTTTTCTCACCACACAATCTCACTTGGACTTTTCGGATTTTCATTTTCAACAATATGATGGACGGTTCCGTTCTTAATGTGAATAACCTTATCAGCAATATCTGCTAAAACCGCATTATGGGTAATAATAATTGTTGTTGTGCCCATGGTTCTGCAGGTATTTTGAAGCAATTCTATGATAAGCTGTCCGGTGGTGCTGTCAAGGGCTCCGGTAGGCTCATCACATAATAAAAGCTTGGGATTTTTTGCAATGGCTCTTGCAATTGCCACACGCTGCTGCTCACCGCCGGAGAGCTGAGCTGGAAAGTTATTCATGCGTTCTGCCAAACCGACTTGTTCCAGGATGGATTTGGGATCCAGGGAATCACGGCATATCTGACAGGCCAGCTCTACATTTTCAAGAGCTGTCAGATTGGCTACCAGATTGTAGAATTGAAATACAAATCCGATATCATTTCTTCTGTAATTTATAAGATTCCGCTTATTATAATTATGAACTTCCTTTTCATCCACCAGGATACTGCCATCACTGGGACTATCCATGCCGCCAAGTAGATTCAATACGGTAGTTTTTCCTGCTCCTGAAGGCCCAAGAATTACGACCAGCTCTCCTTTTTCTACGGAGAAAGAGCAGTCTCTAACAGCAGTTATGGTAACATCTCCTATGTTATATTCTTTTTTTATATTCTTTAGCTCGATAAATGCCATGGGTACAATCCTCCAAGATATTGAACATGATGTTGTATAAATTTCTCTGATATAGTATACTGACTTCGTGGCTTTCATTCAATAATCAAAATAGAA
It includes:
- a CDS encoding YibE/F family protein; the encoded protein is MNVIVVLAVILFLLMKIIGKEKGTKSFLSLLINFFIIYVAIILIAHNVNSIVVTILACILISYVSLFYINGKHPKTTAAFLSTLLTLVILFFFIYIIGSATRIQGFSEEEFEEISLYSLFIGTNFTKIVISTIIMSLIGAIIDTAISISSSMNEVYLHNPSISKRELYQSGLNIARDILGTTTNTLYFAFIGGYMALILWMKDLHYSLGTIINSKVFCSEIISILCSSLGVILIIPITAGINSYILLTRKQNLEGDIPFKLPQEINDKLPSEDTDKANPDKISIL
- a CDS encoding YibE/F family protein, coding for MKNLMLHKKKILLYTLLTICCLFSLLFVYNDYNFYKETIVKVTTVQIVKKEKITDYYKNNDILYTQVLTGKILNGALKGKTVELKNQYSYSGAADNQYKAGDKLFVSLDNTSINANKNDSSASAISGTINGLKRDTYLVFMAVLFTVFIIAVGKKKGLFSLFSLIFNIVLFSLVMDLYLKGINLLLVCSIVVIVFTVFSLILVGGYNQKTFTAVISTLLGTFLTLIIAYIVMKVTNEKGVRYEEMQFLTHPPHEIFMAEILVGCLGAVMDVCITISSSIYELCETNPSLSSKALMDSGREIGKDIMGTMTNVLFFAYVSGGIPMLLIYLKNGFQTGYSFYMNLSLELIRALTGSIGIVLAIPLSLFTTVFVQQKFKKRSGLTR
- a CDS encoding MMPL family transporter — translated: MRNMIRFRYLILAIWVAVTVLFVFNQPDISSILGGKGEATLQEDSPSNVAQKMLDEMNTSSGDTLIVVFHNEKSLSDDDMDAISKGIDKLKADKENLKITNLIDPFGTPSAKDQLISEDKTTLMVQITYDSADRNRKEIIDSFDTAVKDIPVEHYITGGPAIANDYMNTVNKGVEKSGAITIIFILVVLILMFRSAVTPLVSLLAVGISYICSMGIVGLLNTAFGFPITNFTQMFIIVILFGIGTDYHILLLNRFKEELSHGLSVDDAVIKSLKTSGKTILYSGLTVFMGFVSLSFVQFPVYRSANSVAIGIAILLLEILTLTPVLMRILGPHLFWPSKTAAGHKESKFWAGLTSNSVKHPILSLLIVAAVITPVIFFNTTRLSFDSMADMPAGTPSVKGFQIISDEFGAGKAMPVTLVIKNPSAMDNNEALAALDNLTEALKTVNGVASVSGPTQPLGSPIADLYTDSQLKTVTKGLSDAKDGIGKVNDGLGTIEDQLSVPDFSQLNDLTKGAGDLANGLTAINSGLKAVDTGISQGAGGASSLSDGATKLKTGIAALNKGLKDIKTNLDKIKAGYVSLADGYTTMTSSISQLKQLEQMMEVSVGNLDKKLPGDVDVATLKAYLATLSKSLDQLSQGMTQANTNYTALNNGLNQISSGLSSVIASTSEESELVKGIDSLATGAKALSDGLNKGSAGQQQIITNMAKLQSGADQIHEGVATLTTKLTALGGGIGDLKDGISAGKDGLTQITDGLTQGNDFLNQLTATKSFYIPKEALNSDDINKMLNAYMSDDRTYAKLSITLDTEPYADSSIQLIDTLNEVVNSNLNGSKLHNASFGFAGATAVSKDMSDMATHDITFTQIIVLSAIFVLLILVTRSFWIPVYIIGSLIAAYYTSLSITSWLSDVLYNNPNGMAWNVPFFAFVMIAALGVDYSIFLMERFREYPELPPKDAIVLAAKHVGSVVLSAAIILSGTFATLYPSNLVILMELAIAVVIGLMLLSLVFLPVVIPALIDIQEKITSRTRRNNP
- a CDS encoding TetR/AcrR family transcriptional regulator, with translation MKDNINDRRVRRTKKLLTKSLTTLMREKKINKITVTELTELADVNRSTFYLYYKDIYDMVEKIENEMFDDFSIELNKLYLSETKKESTLSFFIFVFDFIRENADICKILLGEDGDYNFLNKFKEAILKYQPPIMYKMGDDMGRYFMPFAISGCIGAIQQWLEDDLKISSMDMSLFLMDLITGGIKSIDEEFILRD
- a CDS encoding PadR family transcriptional regulator; translated protein: MPIDKSLLTGSTTTLILKLLEEKDMYGYQMIETLAKKSDDTFTLKAGTLYPILHGLEKDKMVESYDDKTDGARVRKYYHITTKGQKLLKEKEQEWEVYTSAVNKVLKGGIAYAAT